The genomic interval AGTCTCTAATTTTTTATATGGATAAAAATAGTGTTGAGGTCTTTTTGTTTTAAACAAGAAGTGAAATATATTTTTTATATTTATACTTCGTGCTGACAATTCTTCATATGTTTCGACAGATGTTGAGCAAAAATAACTATTAATACCATCACTATAATAATTATTCCCTACATAATACAATTTATCTGTATCTAAATCTGAAACTGCAATATTTCCAAAATAAACTCTATTTTTATCATAAGCTACATTTCCATTATTATCTTCTGTATCGAAGACTTTGAAAGTAGGAATATCTACTCCTTCAACTTCTAATAATCCATTCCCATAAACTAAAGCATAGATTTTATCTTTATACTTATAGAAATCACTTGTCCCATATCTTTCACCATTCTCCTGAATTTCAGAAGTATTATCACCAGAAAAAGCAACATAAAATATAACTATAAAACACAAGAAAATAAGTATTATTGCTGAAAGTCCAGCAGCTTTTATCATTATGTTAGCATTTTTTTGATTATTCATTTTCATTTTAAACCTCTAATTATTTTTTCATTATTAAAGTTCAATTCTATTTGAATTATAACACAAGTTTATATATTTTTTAATCATTTTTTAGAACAAAAAAGTCCTGATTAACTCAGAACTTTTTTAAATGTTATAAAGCTTTAATCATAAGTAATGTAATAGGCTACAACCCCATTATCATAAGGAAGTTTTTTAAAGAAATTTGTATTAAATAAATTATCATAAACTGTTGAAATATCTAACTCTTTATCAAAAAGTATTTCTTCATCATTCCTAGCAACTGTAAGGGAATAAGAATTTTCTTTTACACCATAATTGTCGTAAAAAGAAATAAGATAAGTATAATTTTTTATTTTAAAAAGAATAAAATTTTCAGTAAGTTTATTATTATTGTTTTCATTTAAGGGAATTTCATTTTCGTTTTTAAATAAGTTTTTATTTGCATTTCCCACAATTATTTTTTCAGCTTTTTCTCCTTCTAAGCCATATACATAGACAAGCTTTTTGTTTTCTTTATATATAGATATAACTTTTTTACTATCTTTTATTTGTGCAGAAAAAACTAAATTTTTATTAGTTATATTTTTCTTTAAATATGGTCTATATTCTTCACTAAAAACAGTAATTGATAAGATCATTAAAAAGAAAATAATAATTTTTTTCATAATAACTATTGCCCCTTTGATTTTAAGTTAAATTAATAGTTTATATAGAAACTTTCATCATCTAAGTAATTTTGATCGTAGAATAAACCATTAAATCCTTCTGCATTATTTGGATCATCGAAAACTTTATCATAAACAGTTTTATTATTTAATTGTTTTTTATAAAGAGGTCTAGGATTTGTTCCTTTATACGCTTCAAGTAAATAACTTCTAGTTTTTCCATTAACATTATAGAAAGAAACTATGTATCTGTACCCTTCATTTATAAAAACTAAAAATTTTCCAGAATAAGTTTCTGTATCATCTGCATTGAAGAATAAATTATCACCAATAACTCCTTCTAATGTTATTTCAGGCTTTTTACCTTCTAGTCCAAAAACATAAACAACTTTTTCTCTATCCTTATATAAAGTAACAACTTTTTTTGTACTTTCCATTTGAGCAGCAAAAAGAATCTTTTTTGCATCTGGATTTGAAGTATTCCCTTTTAAATAAGGTTTGAAGTTTGCTCCAAAAGAAAATACAGATACGATAACTAACAGAAATAAAACAAGTTTTTTCATACATAATCCCTCCTAAAAAAATATTATACAAACATTATATAATATTTTTAGAAAATAAGAAATAGTTTTTTATTCTTTTCAAAAGTCAATTATATCTACTCTTATCGTTATTTTTTAAATAAATTGTTTAAATTTTAAAAAAAAATAAAAAAAATAGTATACATTTTAAAATTTTTGTAGTATAATGTCTTTGAAAATGAGATGTAACTTTATTACTATGAATTATTTTTTAGTATTGTGGTAAATGATTCTTTTAAGTTCCATTTTCTAATATTAAATTTCTATATGCTTTTATAGATATATTCATTTATGTTAGTAGTTACTTCATCATTCGACAAAATTATTTATGGAGGTATCAAAAGATGAAAGGTACAGTAAAATGGTTTAACAAGGAAAAAGGATTTGGATTTATCACAGGTGAAGATGGAAAAGATGTATTTGCTCATTTTTCTCAAATTCAAAAAGAAGGATTCAAAGAATTATTTGAAGGACAAGAAGTAGAATTTGAAATTACTGAAGGACAAAAAGGACCTCAAGCTTCAAATATAGTTGTTATTAAATAATAATTACCTTAACTAAAAGAAAAGGATTGAAAAACTTTATGAACTAAAGCTTTCAATCCTTTTTAATTTATTTTAAAAACTCTACTCAACATCTATTTTAAATTCATCTAAATCATAGTAAGAACAACTTCCATGATTAAACACTTCTATATTTATTTTTGTTTTATTGGGATAAAAACGACTTGTAAAAACTTCTTCACCATCATTGATAAAAATCTCAATAGAACTTGTATCTACAAAAATATGTAATTTTTTAAGTTCTTCAAGATAAACAGACCTTTTGTTTCTTCCTTCACCACTTTCTTGCATTTCTAATGAAAAGATATTGTTGTCATAAGATAGTTTTACATCTTCCATTTTTACTAGAAAATTTTCAGAATTATCTATATCTATTATCATTTCAAAAGTAGAAGCTAGAAAGTTAATATGATTATCTGTACTTGAAATTTTATTCTTTCTTAAATTTTCAAATTCAACTAAAGGCTCTTGTAAAATTTTATTTCCTTTTCTCTTAAGTGTTCTAGGCATAGATAAAGCATGTTGCCAACCATTTTTAATAGTTTTATTATTTGTGTAAGTTGCATCAGGAATTCCCATCCAAGCAATTAATACATTTCGACCTTTATTATCAATAAAAGTTTGTGGGGCATATATGTCAAAGCCCCTATCTAATTCTACAAATTCTCCCAAACTATATGTTTTTTCCTTAAAATTAATATCTATAGGAAAATATCCTATTTGATAGATATTTGCAAAATTAATTCCTTCTTGTTCTACTCCTTGAGGACAACAGATTAAAAACCATTTATCTTCTATTTTTATTAAATCACAACATTCCCACATATAGCCATATTTTTTTTCAGAATGTATCTCAAAAAAATATTCCCATTTTTTTAAATCTAAAGATTTATATAAAATAGCACAACCTATATCTTCTTTTGTTCTTGCACCAAGAATCATAAAGTATTCATCTTCAACTTTAAAAACTTTTGGATCACGAACATGAGTTGACATATTTTGAGGATAATCAGAATTTTTTAAGAGGATATTTTTCTTTTCA from Fusobacterium pseudoperiodonticum carries:
- a CDS encoding cold shock domain-containing protein gives rise to the protein MKGTVKWFNKEKGFGFITGEDGKDVFAHFSQIQKEGFKELFEGQEVEFEITEGQKGPQASNIVVIK
- a CDS encoding glycoside hydrolase family 32 protein, with the translated sequence MLREKYIELINKVNSDPYRLHFHLMAPTGWLNDPNGLCVIKGVNHIYFQYTPFSATWGLKSWGHYSTENWIDYTEHPIFLRPSVAEDIDGVYSGSALVENNKIHYYYTGNVKYTDKKYDYILNGREQNVIEVISEDGFNYEKKNILLKNSDYPQNMSTHVRDPKVFKVEDEYFMILGARTKEDIGCAILYKSLDLKKWEYFFEIHSEKKYGYMWECCDLIKIEDKWFLICCPQGVEQEGINFANIYQIGYFPIDINFKEKTYSLGEFVELDRGFDIYAPQTFIDNKGRNVLIAWMGIPDATYTNNKTIKNGWQHALSMPRTLKRKGNKILQEPLVEFENLRKNKISSTDNHINFLASTFEMIIDIDNSENFLVKMEDVKLSYDNNIFSLEMQESGEGRNKRSVYLEELKKLHIFVDTSSIEIFINDGEEVFTSRFYPNKTKINIEVFNHGSCSYYDLDEFKIDVE